A single genomic interval of Antarcticibacterium arcticum harbors:
- a CDS encoding Lacal_2735 family protein translates to MFGIFKKKTEKEKLQEKYQQLQKESYELSGTNRKLSDQKTYEAEEVMKQLEKLS, encoded by the coding sequence ATGTTCGGGATATTCAAAAAGAAAACAGAAAAAGAAAAGTTACAGGAGAAATATCAACAGCTGCAAAAAGAGTCTTATGAGCTTTCCGGGACCAACAGGAAACTGAGCGACCAAAAAACTTACGAAGCCGAAGAGGTGATGAAACAGCTGGAAAAGTTGTCCTGA
- a CDS encoding CocE/NonD family hydrolase: MIKSSLLTLFTFTVFFLYFPSVSAQNDVFQQLEEIAVVEEKVMMPMRDGVRLATDIYRPKTDKKVPIIFSRTPYNFATWQDGEQKTRTAAQALEAVKRGYAYVVQNERGRYFSEGEWDILGVPLTDGYDAFSWMKDQSWSNGKIGTLGCSSTAEWQMAVGALDHPSHAAMVPQAYGAGVGTVGDFQEQGNWYRGGVEQLLFFSWLYGVEHDKFKPRIPEGATQEDLIRISRFYDLAPENPPVDMAEALKHLPIQDMLKNMHGKKEIFDKMVRRKPNDPAWFEGGLYHDTMDLKVPGFWFVSWYDVSVGPNIALFNHLRKNSENKDDQYLVIAPTLHCAFTRATENTVVGELSVGDARLNYEEQIYSWFDLWLKGEKNDFKEKTPRVQYFTMGSNEWQAAETWPPAKAKMTTYYLNSNGNANVPGNGTLSSKKPGNQSPADSFTYDPMNPVPSLGGNVCCTGNAVQGGAFDQQEQEKREDILVYTTEPLKEGVEVSGFIETTLYVSSDVKDTDFTIKLIDVHPDGKAFNLNETIQRVRYREGYDKELFMEEGQVYELKLSPMSTSNYFKKGHSIRIEISSSNFPRFARNLNTGGNNFDEKEGVIANNKVHHSGKHASFIKLPMVKK, encoded by the coding sequence ATGATCAAAAGCTCCCTTTTAACGCTGTTTACATTCACGGTTTTTTTTCTGTATTTCCCTTCCGTTTCAGCCCAAAATGATGTCTTTCAACAACTGGAAGAAATCGCCGTTGTTGAGGAAAAAGTTATGATGCCCATGCGGGACGGCGTTCGACTGGCAACTGATATATACCGGCCAAAAACCGATAAAAAAGTACCCATCATCTTTTCACGAACCCCTTATAATTTTGCAACCTGGCAGGATGGGGAACAAAAAACAAGGACCGCTGCCCAGGCTCTGGAGGCGGTTAAAAGGGGTTACGCTTACGTAGTGCAAAATGAGAGAGGGCGTTATTTTTCTGAAGGAGAATGGGATATCCTGGGAGTCCCTTTGACAGATGGCTATGATGCCTTCTCCTGGATGAAAGATCAATCCTGGTCCAACGGAAAAATTGGCACCCTTGGGTGTTCATCTACGGCCGAATGGCAAATGGCGGTTGGGGCTCTGGACCATCCTTCCCACGCAGCTATGGTGCCACAGGCATACGGTGCCGGAGTAGGAACGGTTGGGGATTTTCAAGAGCAGGGGAACTGGTATAGGGGAGGTGTGGAACAGCTGTTGTTCTTTTCCTGGCTATACGGGGTAGAACACGATAAATTCAAACCGCGTATCCCCGAAGGAGCTACTCAAGAAGACCTGATAAGGATCTCAAGATTCTATGACCTCGCTCCCGAGAATCCGCCGGTTGATATGGCCGAAGCCTTAAAACATTTGCCAATACAGGATATGCTGAAAAACATGCACGGAAAAAAAGAGATCTTTGATAAAATGGTAAGGCGCAAACCCAATGACCCCGCCTGGTTTGAAGGAGGATTGTATCATGATACTATGGACCTGAAAGTTCCCGGATTCTGGTTCGTTTCCTGGTATGATGTTTCTGTGGGGCCAAATATCGCTTTATTCAATCACCTAAGGAAGAACAGCGAAAACAAGGATGATCAATATCTTGTAATCGCGCCTACGCTGCATTGCGCATTCACACGGGCTACTGAAAATACTGTTGTTGGAGAACTAAGCGTAGGAGATGCCAGGCTAAACTATGAGGAGCAGATCTATTCCTGGTTTGATCTCTGGCTGAAGGGTGAAAAGAATGATTTCAAGGAAAAGACCCCCCGCGTACAGTATTTCACTATGGGCAGTAATGAATGGCAGGCTGCAGAAACCTGGCCGCCGGCGAAAGCAAAAATGACCACATATTATCTTAACAGCAATGGAAATGCCAATGTGCCCGGGAACGGAACACTATCCTCTAAAAAACCGGGAAATCAATCTCCGGCCGACAGTTTTACTTATGACCCGATGAATCCCGTGCCGTCTTTGGGAGGGAATGTTTGCTGCACAGGAAACGCCGTACAGGGCGGCGCCTTTGATCAACAGGAACAGGAAAAAAGAGAGGATATTCTTGTGTACACCACAGAGCCCTTAAAGGAGGGAGTAGAAGTTTCAGGGTTTATTGAAACTACCCTGTATGTATCTTCAGATGTGAAGGATACAGATTTCACCATAAAATTGATTGACGTGCATCCGGACGGCAAGGCTTTTAACCTTAACGAAACCATACAGCGTGTAAGGTACCGGGAAGGTTATGATAAAGAATTATTTATGGAAGAAGGGCAGGTATACGAGCTTAAGTTATCGCCTATGTCTACCAGTAATTATTTTAAAAAAGGCCATAGCATTCGCATAGAGATCTCCAGCAGTAACTTTCCGCGCTTTGCCAGAAACCTGAATACCGGCGGAAATAATTTTGATGAAAAAGAAGGGGTGATCGCGAATAATAAAGTGCACCATTCGGGAAAACATGCTTCCTTTATAAAACTGCCTATGGTGAAGAAATAA
- a CDS encoding SRPBCC family protein, translating into MPVIKLQTYIKANIYLVFDLSRSIDLQSKYVTDSSEKAIAGRTTGLINLGETVTYRGKHLGIKQNLTSRVTDFHRPNFFADEMVKGAFKSFRHEHHFIATGEGTIMKDEFNFQSPLGVLGKLANTLFLKSYMTRFLENRNKVIKEFAESGR; encoded by the coding sequence ATGCCGGTTATAAAGCTACAAACCTATATTAAAGCAAATATTTACCTTGTTTTTGACTTATCGAGAAGTATTGACCTTCAATCCAAATATGTTACAGATTCCAGTGAAAAAGCTATAGCAGGAAGAACAACCGGGTTAATAAACCTTGGCGAAACTGTTACCTATAGGGGAAAACACCTTGGTATTAAGCAAAATCTTACTTCCAGGGTAACCGATTTTCACCGGCCCAATTTTTTTGCAGATGAAATGGTGAAAGGTGCTTTTAAAAGTTTTAGACATGAACACCATTTCATTGCTACAGGAGAGGGCACAATAATGAAAGACGAGTTTAATTTTCAGTCTCCGCTGGGCGTTCTGGGGAAACTGGCAAATACTTTATTTCTAAAATCCTATATGACCAGGTTCCTTGAAAACCGGAATAAGGTGATCAAAGAGTTTGCAGAAAGTGGAAGGTGA